A portion of the Haliaeetus albicilla chromosome 5, bHalAlb1.1, whole genome shotgun sequence genome contains these proteins:
- the PHF21A gene encoding PHD finger protein 21A isoform X4 produces MELQTLQEALKVEIQVHQKLVAQMKQDPQNADLKKQLHELQAKITALSEKQKRVVEQLRKNLIVKQEQPDSKFQIQPLAQSENKLQTPQPQPLQQLQQHHHQQQQQSTAPSPNVIGSQKTVTTASMITTKTLPLVLKAATATMPASVVGQRPTIAMVTAINNNQKAVLSTDAQNAPVNLQTTNKVTGPGAEAVQIVAKNTVTLVQATPQPIKVPQFIPPPRLTPRPNFLPQVRPKPVAQNNIPIAPAPPPMLAAPQLIQRPVMLTTKFTPTSLPNSQNSIHPVRVVNGQTATIAKTFPMAQLTSIVIAAPGTRLAGPQTVQISKPNIEKQTIKPHVEAEEKQTESRTVTPPAAPKPKREENPQKLAFMVSLGLVTHDHLEEIQSKRQERKRRTTANPVYSGAVFEPERKKSAVTYLNSTMHPGTRKRGRPPKYNTVLGFGALTPTSPLSSYPDSPENEKTETTFTFPAAVQPVSLPSPSSTDGDIHEDFCSVCRKSGQLLMCDTCSRVYHLDCLDPPLKTIPKGMWICPKCQDQMLKKEEAIPWPGTLAIVHSYIAYKAAKEEEKQKLLKWSSDLKQEREQLEQKVKQLSNSITKCMEMKNTILAKQKEMHSSLEKVKQLIRLIQGIDLSKPINSEVNSVAISNGMDSTNNTNAATSTLAPSPSQSCMVNCNKGDETK; encoded by the exons AAAAGAGTGGTGGAACAGCTTCGAAAGAATTTGATAGTGAAGCAGGAACAGCCAGACAGTAAGTTTCAAATACAGCCGTTGGCACAGTCAGAAAACAAACTACAGACACCACAGCCGCAACCACTACAACAGCTACAGCAACATCACcatcaacagcagcagcagtctaCTGCACCCTCTCCAAACGTGATTGGATCACAG AAAACTGTAACTACAGCTTCTATGATCACCACTAAGACACTACCTCTCGTCTTGAAAGCAGCAACTGCGACCATGCCTGCCTCTGTTGTGGGTCAGAGACCTACCATTGCCATGGTTACTGCTATCAACAACAATCAGAAAGCAGTCCTCAGCACTGATGCGCAGAATGCACCAGTCAACCTCCAGACAACAAATAAGGTCACTGGGCCAGGAGCTGAGGCGGTCCAAATAGTGGCAAAAAACACAGTAACTTTG GTTCAGGCTACGCCTCAGCCCATAAAAGTGCCGCAGTTCATCCCTCCTCCCAGACTTACTCCTCGTCCAAATTTTCTTCCACAG gttcGACCTAAACCAGTTGCCCAAAATAACATTCCTATTGCCCCAGCACCTCCTCCAATGCTTGCAGCTCCTCAGCTTATTCAGAGACCTGTGATGTTGACAACAAAGTTCACACCCACCTCTTTACCCAACTCTCAGAACTCCATACATCCAGTTCGTGTAGTTAATGGGCAGACAGCAACCATAGCCAAAACTTTCCCCATGGCACAGCTCACCAGCATCGTGATAGCAGCACCGGGTACCAGGCTCGCTGGACCTCAGACTGTACAGATCAGCAAACCAAACATTGAAAAACAG ACTATTAAACCGCACGtggaagcagaagagaagcaaacagaaagtCGTACAGTTACTCCACCTGCTGCACCGAAGCCAAAACGAGAAGAAAATCCACAG AAACTTGCCTTCATGGTGTCTCTGGGACTAGTTACTCATGACCATCTGGAAG AAATCCAAAGTAAGCgacaagagaggaaaagaagaacaacAGCAAATCCAGTGTACAGTGGAGCCGTTTTTGAGCCTGAG CGCAAGAAGAGTGCAGTCACGTACCTGAACAGCACAATGCATCCCGGGACACGTAAAAGAG GTCGTCCACCTAAATACAACACGGTGCTGGGGTTCGGGGCTTTGACCCCTACGTCCCCTCTGTCCAGTTATCCTGACTcccctgaaaatgaaaagacagaGACCACATTTACTTTTCCCGCAGCTGTTCAGCCTGTGTCCCTGCCTAGCCCCAGCTCCACAGAC GGCGATATCCATGAGGATTTTTGCAGTGTTTGCAGAAAAAGCGGGCAGTTGCTGATGTGTGACACGTGTTCACGTGTTTATCACCTGGACTGTCTGGACCCACCTCTGAAAACCATTCCCAAGGGCATGTGGATCTGTCCCAAATGTCAAGACCAG atgctaaagaaggaagaagcaaTCCCATGGCCAGGAACTTTAGCAATTGTTCATTCATATATTGCATATAAAGCAG caaaagaagaggaaaaacagaaactaCTTAAATGGAGTTCAGatttaaaacaggaaagagaacaaCTAGAGCAGAAGGTCAAACAACTCAGCAATTCTATAACG aaatgcatggAAATGAAGAATACCATCCTTGCAAAACAGAAGGAGATGCACAGCTCCTTGGAGAAGGTAAAACAGCTGATCCGCCTCATCCAAGGCATCGACCTTTCAAAACCCATAAACTCTGAGGTCAATTCAGTAGCCATCTCCAATGGCATGGACTCCACTAACAATACTAATGCTGCCACCTCCACCTTagccccctccccttcccagagCTGCATGGTGAACTGTAACAAGGGCGATGAGACTAAATAA
- the PHF21A gene encoding PHD finger protein 21A isoform X2: protein MELQTLQEALKVEIQVHQKLVAQMKQDPQIFFLSNQNADLKKQLHELQAKITALSEKQKRVVEQLRKNLIVKQEQPDSKFQIQPLAQSENKLQTPQPQPLQQLQQHHHQQQQQSTAPSPNVIGSQKTVTTASMITTKTLPLVLKAATATMPASVVGQRPTIAMVTAINNNQKAVLSTDAQNAPVNLQTTNKVTGPGAEAVQIVAKNTVTLVQATPQPIKVPQFIPPPRLTPRPNFLPQVRPKPVAQNNIPIAPAPPPMLAAPQLIQRPVMLTTKFTPTSLPNSQNSIHPVRVVNGQTATIAKTFPMAQLTSIVIAAPGTRLAGPQTVQISKPNIEKQTIKPHVEAEEKQTESRTVTPPAAPKPKREENPQKLAFMVSLGLVTHDHLEEIQSKRQERKRRTTANPVYSGAVFEPERKKSAVTYLNSTMHPGTRKRGRPPKYNTVLGFGALTPTSPLSSYPDSPENEKTETTFTFPAAVQPVSLPSPSSTDGDIHEDFCSVCRKSGQLLMCDTCSRVYHLDCLDPPLKTIPKGMWICPKCQDQMLKKEEAIPWPGTLAIVHSYIAYKAAKEEEKQKLLKWSSDLKQEREQLEQKVKQLSNSITKCMEMKNTILAKQKEMHSSLEKVKQLIRLIQGIDLSKPINSEVNSVAISNGMDSTNNTNAATSTLAPSPSQSCMVNCNKGDETK, encoded by the exons AAAAGAGTGGTGGAACAGCTTCGAAAGAATTTGATAGTGAAGCAGGAACAGCCAGACAGTAAGTTTCAAATACAGCCGTTGGCACAGTCAGAAAACAAACTACAGACACCACAGCCGCAACCACTACAACAGCTACAGCAACATCACcatcaacagcagcagcagtctaCTGCACCCTCTCCAAACGTGATTGGATCACAG AAAACTGTAACTACAGCTTCTATGATCACCACTAAGACACTACCTCTCGTCTTGAAAGCAGCAACTGCGACCATGCCTGCCTCTGTTGTGGGTCAGAGACCTACCATTGCCATGGTTACTGCTATCAACAACAATCAGAAAGCAGTCCTCAGCACTGATGCGCAGAATGCACCAGTCAACCTCCAGACAACAAATAAGGTCACTGGGCCAGGAGCTGAGGCGGTCCAAATAGTGGCAAAAAACACAGTAACTTTG GTTCAGGCTACGCCTCAGCCCATAAAAGTGCCGCAGTTCATCCCTCCTCCCAGACTTACTCCTCGTCCAAATTTTCTTCCACAG gttcGACCTAAACCAGTTGCCCAAAATAACATTCCTATTGCCCCAGCACCTCCTCCAATGCTTGCAGCTCCTCAGCTTATTCAGAGACCTGTGATGTTGACAACAAAGTTCACACCCACCTCTTTACCCAACTCTCAGAACTCCATACATCCAGTTCGTGTAGTTAATGGGCAGACAGCAACCATAGCCAAAACTTTCCCCATGGCACAGCTCACCAGCATCGTGATAGCAGCACCGGGTACCAGGCTCGCTGGACCTCAGACTGTACAGATCAGCAAACCAAACATTGAAAAACAG ACTATTAAACCGCACGtggaagcagaagagaagcaaacagaaagtCGTACAGTTACTCCACCTGCTGCACCGAAGCCAAAACGAGAAGAAAATCCACAG AAACTTGCCTTCATGGTGTCTCTGGGACTAGTTACTCATGACCATCTGGAAG AAATCCAAAGTAAGCgacaagagaggaaaagaagaacaacAGCAAATCCAGTGTACAGTGGAGCCGTTTTTGAGCCTGAG CGCAAGAAGAGTGCAGTCACGTACCTGAACAGCACAATGCATCCCGGGACACGTAAAAGAG GTCGTCCACCTAAATACAACACGGTGCTGGGGTTCGGGGCTTTGACCCCTACGTCCCCTCTGTCCAGTTATCCTGACTcccctgaaaatgaaaagacagaGACCACATTTACTTTTCCCGCAGCTGTTCAGCCTGTGTCCCTGCCTAGCCCCAGCTCCACAGAC GGCGATATCCATGAGGATTTTTGCAGTGTTTGCAGAAAAAGCGGGCAGTTGCTGATGTGTGACACGTGTTCACGTGTTTATCACCTGGACTGTCTGGACCCACCTCTGAAAACCATTCCCAAGGGCATGTGGATCTGTCCCAAATGTCAAGACCAG atgctaaagaaggaagaagcaaTCCCATGGCCAGGAACTTTAGCAATTGTTCATTCATATATTGCATATAAAGCAG caaaagaagaggaaaaacagaaactaCTTAAATGGAGTTCAGatttaaaacaggaaagagaacaaCTAGAGCAGAAGGTCAAACAACTCAGCAATTCTATAACG aaatgcatggAAATGAAGAATACCATCCTTGCAAAACAGAAGGAGATGCACAGCTCCTTGGAGAAGGTAAAACAGCTGATCCGCCTCATCCAAGGCATCGACCTTTCAAAACCCATAAACTCTGAGGTCAATTCAGTAGCCATCTCCAATGGCATGGACTCCACTAACAATACTAATGCTGCCACCTCCACCTTagccccctccccttcccagagCTGCATGGTGAACTGTAACAAGGGCGATGAGACTAAATAA
- the PHF21A gene encoding PHD finger protein 21A isoform X6: MELQTLQEALKVEIQVHQKLVAQMKQDPQIFFLSNQNADLKKQLHELQAKITALSEKQKRVVEQLRKNLIVKQEQPDSKFQIQPLAQSENKLQTPQPQPLQQLQQHHHQQQQQSTAPSPNVIGSQKTVTTASMITTKTLPLVLKAATATMPASVVGQRPTIAMVTAINNNQKAVLSTDAQNAPVNLQTTNKVTGPGAEAVQIVAKNTVTLQVQATPQPIKVPQFIPPPRLTPRPNFLPQVRPKPVAQNNIPIAPAPPPMLAAPQLIQRPVMLTTKFTPTSLPNSQNSIHPVRVVNGQTATIAKTFPMAQLTSIVIAAPGTRLAGPQTVQISKPNIEKQTIKPHVEAEEKQTESRTVTPPAAPKPKREENPQKLAFMVSLGLVTHDHLEEIQSKRQERKRRTTANPVYSGAVFEPERKKSAVTYLNSTMHPGTRKRANEDHWPKGDIHEDFCSVCRKSGQLLMCDTCSRVYHLDCLDPPLKTIPKGMWICPKCQDQMLKKEEAIPWPGTLAIVHSYIAYKAAKEEEKQKLLKWSSDLKQEREQLEQKVKQLSNSITKCMEMKNTILAKQKEMHSSLEKVKQLIRLIQGIDLSKPINSEVNSVAISNGMDSTNNTNAATSTLAPSPSQSCMVNCNKGDETK; encoded by the exons AAAAGAGTGGTGGAACAGCTTCGAAAGAATTTGATAGTGAAGCAGGAACAGCCAGACAGTAAGTTTCAAATACAGCCGTTGGCACAGTCAGAAAACAAACTACAGACACCACAGCCGCAACCACTACAACAGCTACAGCAACATCACcatcaacagcagcagcagtctaCTGCACCCTCTCCAAACGTGATTGGATCACAG AAAACTGTAACTACAGCTTCTATGATCACCACTAAGACACTACCTCTCGTCTTGAAAGCAGCAACTGCGACCATGCCTGCCTCTGTTGTGGGTCAGAGACCTACCATTGCCATGGTTACTGCTATCAACAACAATCAGAAAGCAGTCCTCAGCACTGATGCGCAGAATGCACCAGTCAACCTCCAGACAACAAATAAGGTCACTGGGCCAGGAGCTGAGGCGGTCCAAATAGTGGCAAAAAACACAGTAACTTTG CAGGTTCAGGCTACGCCTCAGCCCATAAAAGTGCCGCAGTTCATCCCTCCTCCCAGACTTACTCCTCGTCCAAATTTTCTTCCACAG gttcGACCTAAACCAGTTGCCCAAAATAACATTCCTATTGCCCCAGCACCTCCTCCAATGCTTGCAGCTCCTCAGCTTATTCAGAGACCTGTGATGTTGACAACAAAGTTCACACCCACCTCTTTACCCAACTCTCAGAACTCCATACATCCAGTTCGTGTAGTTAATGGGCAGACAGCAACCATAGCCAAAACTTTCCCCATGGCACAGCTCACCAGCATCGTGATAGCAGCACCGGGTACCAGGCTCGCTGGACCTCAGACTGTACAGATCAGCAAACCAAACATTGAAAAACAG ACTATTAAACCGCACGtggaagcagaagagaagcaaacagaaagtCGTACAGTTACTCCACCTGCTGCACCGAAGCCAAAACGAGAAGAAAATCCACAG AAACTTGCCTTCATGGTGTCTCTGGGACTAGTTACTCATGACCATCTGGAAG AAATCCAAAGTAAGCgacaagagaggaaaagaagaacaacAGCAAATCCAGTGTACAGTGGAGCCGTTTTTGAGCCTGAG CGCAAGAAGAGTGCAGTCACGTACCTGAACAGCACAATGCATCCCGGGACACGTAAAAGAG CCAATGAGGACCACTGGCCAAAG GGCGATATCCATGAGGATTTTTGCAGTGTTTGCAGAAAAAGCGGGCAGTTGCTGATGTGTGACACGTGTTCACGTGTTTATCACCTGGACTGTCTGGACCCACCTCTGAAAACCATTCCCAAGGGCATGTGGATCTGTCCCAAATGTCAAGACCAG atgctaaagaaggaagaagcaaTCCCATGGCCAGGAACTTTAGCAATTGTTCATTCATATATTGCATATAAAGCAG caaaagaagaggaaaaacagaaactaCTTAAATGGAGTTCAGatttaaaacaggaaagagaacaaCTAGAGCAGAAGGTCAAACAACTCAGCAATTCTATAACG aaatgcatggAAATGAAGAATACCATCCTTGCAAAACAGAAGGAGATGCACAGCTCCTTGGAGAAGGTAAAACAGCTGATCCGCCTCATCCAAGGCATCGACCTTTCAAAACCCATAAACTCTGAGGTCAATTCAGTAGCCATCTCCAATGGCATGGACTCCACTAACAATACTAATGCTGCCACCTCCACCTTagccccctccccttcccagagCTGCATGGTGAACTGTAACAAGGGCGATGAGACTAAATAA
- the PHF21A gene encoding PHD finger protein 21A isoform X8, with protein MELQTLQEALKVEIQVHQKLVAQMKQDPQNADLKKQLHELQAKITALSEKQKRVVEQLRKNLIVKQEQPDSKFQIQPLAQSENKLQTPQPQPLQQLQQHHHQQQQQSTAPSPNVIGSQKTVTTASMITTKTLPLVLKAATATMPASVVGQRPTIAMVTAINNNQKAVLSTDAQNAPVNLQTTNKVTGPGAEAVQIVAKNTVTLVQATPQPIKVPQFIPPPRLTPRPNFLPQVRPKPVAQNNIPIAPAPPPMLAAPQLIQRPVMLTTKFTPTSLPNSQNSIHPVRVVNGQTATIAKTFPMAQLTSIVIAAPGTRLAGPQTVQISKPNIEKQTIKPHVEAEEKQTESRTVTPPAAPKPKREENPQKLAFMVSLGLVTHDHLEEIQSKRQERKRRTTANPVYSGAVFEPERKKSAVTYLNSTMHPGTRKRANEDHWPKGDIHEDFCSVCRKSGQLLMCDTCSRVYHLDCLDPPLKTIPKGMWICPKCQDQMLKKEEAIPWPGTLAIVHSYIAYKAAKEEEKQKLLKWSSDLKQEREQLEQKVKQLSNSITKCMEMKNTILAKQKEMHSSLEKVKQLIRLIQGIDLSKPINSEVNSVAISNGMDSTNNTNAATSTLAPSPSQSCMVNCNKGDETK; from the exons AAAAGAGTGGTGGAACAGCTTCGAAAGAATTTGATAGTGAAGCAGGAACAGCCAGACAGTAAGTTTCAAATACAGCCGTTGGCACAGTCAGAAAACAAACTACAGACACCACAGCCGCAACCACTACAACAGCTACAGCAACATCACcatcaacagcagcagcagtctaCTGCACCCTCTCCAAACGTGATTGGATCACAG AAAACTGTAACTACAGCTTCTATGATCACCACTAAGACACTACCTCTCGTCTTGAAAGCAGCAACTGCGACCATGCCTGCCTCTGTTGTGGGTCAGAGACCTACCATTGCCATGGTTACTGCTATCAACAACAATCAGAAAGCAGTCCTCAGCACTGATGCGCAGAATGCACCAGTCAACCTCCAGACAACAAATAAGGTCACTGGGCCAGGAGCTGAGGCGGTCCAAATAGTGGCAAAAAACACAGTAACTTTG GTTCAGGCTACGCCTCAGCCCATAAAAGTGCCGCAGTTCATCCCTCCTCCCAGACTTACTCCTCGTCCAAATTTTCTTCCACAG gttcGACCTAAACCAGTTGCCCAAAATAACATTCCTATTGCCCCAGCACCTCCTCCAATGCTTGCAGCTCCTCAGCTTATTCAGAGACCTGTGATGTTGACAACAAAGTTCACACCCACCTCTTTACCCAACTCTCAGAACTCCATACATCCAGTTCGTGTAGTTAATGGGCAGACAGCAACCATAGCCAAAACTTTCCCCATGGCACAGCTCACCAGCATCGTGATAGCAGCACCGGGTACCAGGCTCGCTGGACCTCAGACTGTACAGATCAGCAAACCAAACATTGAAAAACAG ACTATTAAACCGCACGtggaagcagaagagaagcaaacagaaagtCGTACAGTTACTCCACCTGCTGCACCGAAGCCAAAACGAGAAGAAAATCCACAG AAACTTGCCTTCATGGTGTCTCTGGGACTAGTTACTCATGACCATCTGGAAG AAATCCAAAGTAAGCgacaagagaggaaaagaagaacaacAGCAAATCCAGTGTACAGTGGAGCCGTTTTTGAGCCTGAG CGCAAGAAGAGTGCAGTCACGTACCTGAACAGCACAATGCATCCCGGGACACGTAAAAGAG CCAATGAGGACCACTGGCCAAAG GGCGATATCCATGAGGATTTTTGCAGTGTTTGCAGAAAAAGCGGGCAGTTGCTGATGTGTGACACGTGTTCACGTGTTTATCACCTGGACTGTCTGGACCCACCTCTGAAAACCATTCCCAAGGGCATGTGGATCTGTCCCAAATGTCAAGACCAG atgctaaagaaggaagaagcaaTCCCATGGCCAGGAACTTTAGCAATTGTTCATTCATATATTGCATATAAAGCAG caaaagaagaggaaaaacagaaactaCTTAAATGGAGTTCAGatttaaaacaggaaagagaacaaCTAGAGCAGAAGGTCAAACAACTCAGCAATTCTATAACG aaatgcatggAAATGAAGAATACCATCCTTGCAAAACAGAAGGAGATGCACAGCTCCTTGGAGAAGGTAAAACAGCTGATCCGCCTCATCCAAGGCATCGACCTTTCAAAACCCATAAACTCTGAGGTCAATTCAGTAGCCATCTCCAATGGCATGGACTCCACTAACAATACTAATGCTGCCACCTCCACCTTagccccctccccttcccagagCTGCATGGTGAACTGTAACAAGGGCGATGAGACTAAATAA
- the PHF21A gene encoding PHD finger protein 21A isoform X7: MELQTLQEALKVEIQVHQKLVAQMKQDPQNADLKKQLHELQAKITALSEKQKRVVEQLRKNLIVKQEQPDSKFQIQPLAQSENKLQTPQPQPLQQLQQHHHQQQQQSTAPSPNVIGSQKTVTTASMITTKTLPLVLKAATATMPASVVGQRPTIAMVTAINNNQKAVLSTDAQNAPVNLQTTNKVTGPGAEAVQIVAKNTVTLQVQATPQPIKVPQFIPPPRLTPRPNFLPQVRPKPVAQNNIPIAPAPPPMLAAPQLIQRPVMLTTKFTPTSLPNSQNSIHPVRVVNGQTATIAKTFPMAQLTSIVIAAPGTRLAGPQTVQISKPNIEKQTIKPHVEAEEKQTESRTVTPPAAPKPKREENPQKLAFMVSLGLVTHDHLEEIQSKRQERKRRTTANPVYSGAVFEPERKKSAVTYLNSTMHPGTRKRANEDHWPKGDIHEDFCSVCRKSGQLLMCDTCSRVYHLDCLDPPLKTIPKGMWICPKCQDQMLKKEEAIPWPGTLAIVHSYIAYKAAKEEEKQKLLKWSSDLKQEREQLEQKVKQLSNSITKCMEMKNTILAKQKEMHSSLEKVKQLIRLIQGIDLSKPINSEVNSVAISNGMDSTNNTNAATSTLAPSPSQSCMVNCNKGDETK; encoded by the exons AAAAGAGTGGTGGAACAGCTTCGAAAGAATTTGATAGTGAAGCAGGAACAGCCAGACAGTAAGTTTCAAATACAGCCGTTGGCACAGTCAGAAAACAAACTACAGACACCACAGCCGCAACCACTACAACAGCTACAGCAACATCACcatcaacagcagcagcagtctaCTGCACCCTCTCCAAACGTGATTGGATCACAG AAAACTGTAACTACAGCTTCTATGATCACCACTAAGACACTACCTCTCGTCTTGAAAGCAGCAACTGCGACCATGCCTGCCTCTGTTGTGGGTCAGAGACCTACCATTGCCATGGTTACTGCTATCAACAACAATCAGAAAGCAGTCCTCAGCACTGATGCGCAGAATGCACCAGTCAACCTCCAGACAACAAATAAGGTCACTGGGCCAGGAGCTGAGGCGGTCCAAATAGTGGCAAAAAACACAGTAACTTTG CAGGTTCAGGCTACGCCTCAGCCCATAAAAGTGCCGCAGTTCATCCCTCCTCCCAGACTTACTCCTCGTCCAAATTTTCTTCCACAG gttcGACCTAAACCAGTTGCCCAAAATAACATTCCTATTGCCCCAGCACCTCCTCCAATGCTTGCAGCTCCTCAGCTTATTCAGAGACCTGTGATGTTGACAACAAAGTTCACACCCACCTCTTTACCCAACTCTCAGAACTCCATACATCCAGTTCGTGTAGTTAATGGGCAGACAGCAACCATAGCCAAAACTTTCCCCATGGCACAGCTCACCAGCATCGTGATAGCAGCACCGGGTACCAGGCTCGCTGGACCTCAGACTGTACAGATCAGCAAACCAAACATTGAAAAACAG ACTATTAAACCGCACGtggaagcagaagagaagcaaacagaaagtCGTACAGTTACTCCACCTGCTGCACCGAAGCCAAAACGAGAAGAAAATCCACAG AAACTTGCCTTCATGGTGTCTCTGGGACTAGTTACTCATGACCATCTGGAAG AAATCCAAAGTAAGCgacaagagaggaaaagaagaacaacAGCAAATCCAGTGTACAGTGGAGCCGTTTTTGAGCCTGAG CGCAAGAAGAGTGCAGTCACGTACCTGAACAGCACAATGCATCCCGGGACACGTAAAAGAG CCAATGAGGACCACTGGCCAAAG GGCGATATCCATGAGGATTTTTGCAGTGTTTGCAGAAAAAGCGGGCAGTTGCTGATGTGTGACACGTGTTCACGTGTTTATCACCTGGACTGTCTGGACCCACCTCTGAAAACCATTCCCAAGGGCATGTGGATCTGTCCCAAATGTCAAGACCAG atgctaaagaaggaagaagcaaTCCCATGGCCAGGAACTTTAGCAATTGTTCATTCATATATTGCATATAAAGCAG caaaagaagaggaaaaacagaaactaCTTAAATGGAGTTCAGatttaaaacaggaaagagaacaaCTAGAGCAGAAGGTCAAACAACTCAGCAATTCTATAACG aaatgcatggAAATGAAGAATACCATCCTTGCAAAACAGAAGGAGATGCACAGCTCCTTGGAGAAGGTAAAACAGCTGATCCGCCTCATCCAAGGCATCGACCTTTCAAAACCCATAAACTCTGAGGTCAATTCAGTAGCCATCTCCAATGGCATGGACTCCACTAACAATACTAATGCTGCCACCTCCACCTTagccccctccccttcccagagCTGCATGGTGAACTGTAACAAGGGCGATGAGACTAAATAA